The DNA segment AGGACGATATGCAGATAATCAATTTTGTTTTCTGCAAGAAGCTCAATAAAGCTGTTTAAGCGGGGAATATTGATATGGTGATAGTCGTCGATTACCAAAACGGTTTTATCCGGCAGCTTAATATCTTTGATTAATTTAATTACTTCATGCCTGGATATGTCGTCATCCGGCAAACGGAGATGGACAAGGCTTTGAGAGCGGTCGACGTCCAATTCGCAAAACAGATTGGCGAAACCTTCCCAAAAGCTGACGGTTGAACTGTCATAAACCCTTTGCCACAGCATATCCACTCCGGCGTTTCTTAAATACTCCCTTACGGAA comes from the Phosphitispora fastidiosa genome and includes:
- a CDS encoding AAA family ATPase — translated: WLTFFLALVAHFFSGDWLSFFLTIATRALDGILDYPLTIIEAPMGYGKTTSVREYLRNAGVDMLWQRVYDSSTVSFWEGFANLFCELDVDRSQSLVHLRLPDDDISRHEVIKLIKDIKLPDKTVLVIDDYHHINIPRLNSFIELLAENKIDYLHIVLTTRIAKFQRLEELVLKGYLHHITF